The following coding sequences lie in one Fusarium poae strain DAOMC 252244 chromosome 1, whole genome shotgun sequence genomic window:
- a CDS encoding hypothetical protein (TransMembrane:11 (i52-71o100-118i139-159o165-182i189-208o241-259i280-299o599-617i637-655o667-686i721-741o)~BUSCO:6021at5125~CAZy:GT39), with product MARSSSPTQGSLRQRGAPSKKPSEESFNPNPELDKLAKAGAQRAAAQSETEYKIGLAIITVLSFVTRFWGISHPNEVVFDEVHFGKFASYYLERTYFFDVHPPFGKLLFAFVGWLVGYDGHFHFDNIGDSYIANKVPYVAFRALPATLGALTVAVTYLIMWESGYSLPACVLAAGLLLLDNAHIGQTRLILLDATLVLAMACSLLFYIKWYKLRHEPFSRKWWKWLILTGFALSCDISVKYVGVFAFVTIGCAVVIDLWDLLNINRPGGAISMQEFGKHFAARAFGLIIMPFLFYLFWFQVHFAVLYRSGPGDDFMTPEFQETLSDNVMLANAIDIQYYDSITIRHKETKTYLHSHEDRYPLRYDDGRVSSQGQQITGYPYNDTNNYWEIWPADNSKTPGRIVKNHDLVRLRHVGTDKILLSHDVASPYYPTNQEFTAVTPEEALGKREKETLFEVRLEHGKKNQNFKSVAGHFKLIHNPSKVAMWTHTKPLPEWGYKQQEINGNKQIAPSSNVWIAEDIASLPADHPRRQKPERKVKSLPFLQKWFELQRAMFYHNSKLTSSHPYASHPYQWPFLLRGVSFWTQSETRQQIYFLGNPVGWWLASSLLAVYAGILLADQVSLRRGVDALDRRTRSRLYNSTGFFFLAWATHYFPFFLMGRQLFLHHYLPAHLASCLVAGALLEFIFNSEPAEEITIKDKKGPVGPKHHVTARERFSGQSMLSAWAACGVVLALIVAGWYFFLPLTYGYPGLSVEAILRRKWLGYDLHFAK from the exons ATGGCTCGAAGCTCCTCGCCCACGCAGGGCAGCCTGCGACAGAGAGGCGCGCCATCAAAGAAGCCCTCTGAAGAGTCTTTCAATCCCAACCCTGAGCTTGACAAGCTTGCTAAGGCTGGTGCTCAACGGGCCGCTGCCCAGAGCGAGACCGAGTACAAGATTGGTCTTGCCATCATCACTGTCTTGTCCTTCGTGACTCGATTCTGGGGTATTAGCCACCCCAACGAGGTTGTCTTCGACGAGGTGCACTTTGGAAAG TTCGCTTCCTACTACCTCGAGCGAACCTACTTCTTCGATGTCCACCCTCCTTTCGGCAAGCTTCTTTTCGCCTTTGTCGGCTGGCTGGTCGGTTACGATGGCCACTTCCACTTCGACAACATTGGCGACTCCTACATTGCGAACAAGGTCCCCTACGTGGCTTTCCGAGCTCTGCCTGCTACCCTCGGTGCTCTGACCGTCGCTGTTACATACCTCATCATGTGGGAGTCTGGCTACAGTCTTCCCGCCTGTGTCCTCGCCGCTggtcttctccttcttgacaACGCCCATATTGGACAGACCCGACTTATCCTCTTGGATGCTACCCTCGTTCTTGCCATGGCTTGCAGTCTTCTCTTCTACATCAAGTGGTACAAGCTTCGACATGAGCCCTTCTCCCGCAAGTGGTGGAAATGGCTTATCCTGACCGGTTTCGCTCTTTCTTGCGATATCTCAGTCAAGTACGTCGGTGTCTTTGCTTTCGTTACCATCGGCTGTGCCGTCGTTATCGATCTCTGGGATCTTCTCAATATCAACCGACCCGGCGGTGCTATCAGTATGCAAGAGTTCGGTAAGCACTTTGCTGCCCGTGCCTTTGGTCTGATCATCATGCCTTTCTTGTTCTACCTCTTCTGGTTCCAGGTTCACTTCGCTGTTCTCTACCGATCTGGTCCTGGTGATGACTTCATGACACCTGAATTCCAGGAGACCCTCAGCGACAACGTCATGCTGGCCAATGCGATCGACATTCAGTACTACGACAGCATCACTATCCGACACAAGGAGACCAAGACCTACCTCCACAGTCACGAGGACCGTTACCCTCTCCGATACGACGACGGCCGCGTTTCTAGCCAGGGCCAGCAGATCACTGGTTACCCTTACAATGATACCAACAACTACTGGGAGATCTGGCCTGCTGACAACAGCAAGACACCTGGCCGCATTGTCAAGAACCACGACCTGGTCCGTCTTCGTCATGTTGGTACTGACAAGATCCTACTCTCTCACGATGTTGCCTCCCCTTACTACCCCACCAACCAGGAGTTCACGGCTGTCACACCTGAAGAAGCTCTTGGCAAGCGCGAGAAGGAAACCCTTTTCGAGGTTCGCCTCGAGCATGGCAAGAAGAACCAAAACTTCAAGTCTGTTGCTGGTCACTTCAAGCTCATCCACAACCCAAGCAAGGTCGCCATGTGGACTCATACCAAGCCTCTACCCGAGTGGGGTTACAAGCAACAGGAGATCAACGGTAACAAGCAGATTGCGCCCAGCTCCAACGTCTGGATCGCCGAGGACATTGCTTCCCTTCCTGCCGATCACCCTCGTCGCCAGAAGCCTGAGCGCAAGGTCAAGTCTCTTCCCTTCCTCCAGAAATGGTTCGAGCTTCAGCGCGCTATGTTCTACCACAACAGCAAGCTCACCAGCAGCCACCCCTATGCCAGCCATCCTTACCAGTGGCCTTTCCTGCTCCGCGGTGTCAGCTTCTGGACCCAGAGTGAGACCCGCCAGCAGATCTACTTCCTTGGTAACCCCGTCGGTTGGTGGTTGGCCAGCAGTCTTCTCGCCGTGTACGCCGGTATCCTTCTTGCTGATCAGGTCTCTCTCCGCCGTGGAGTTGATGCTCTAGACCGCC GTACCCGCTCTCGCCTGTATAACTCTaccggcttcttcttcctggccTGGGCTACCCACTACTTTCCCTTTTTCCTTATGGGACGACAGCTTTTCTTGCATCACTACCTTCCAGCTCACCTTGCTTCTTGTCTTGTCGCTGGTGCTCTCCTCGAGTTCATCTTTAACTCGGAGCCTGCTGAGGAGATCACcatcaaggacaagaagggtCCTGTCGGCCCCAAGCACCACGTCACCGCTCGCGAGCGATTCTCTGGCCAGAGCATGCTTAGCGCTTGGGCCGCTTGTGGTGTTGTCTTGGCTCTGATCGTTGCTGGTTGGTACTTCTTCCTGCCCCTCACCTATGGTTACCCTGGTCTATCTGTTGAGGCTATTCTCCGAAGGAAGTGGCTCGGATACGACCTGCACTTTGCCAAATAG
- a CDS encoding hypothetical protein (SECRETED:SignalP(1-19)) has protein sequence MYFSNILVTLASMATMASAIPAPDALLDTTSSISPADFTINLDKTGAALETRTSFSCPGAMSYCPWTKACSCPVGQSWDARSKRCAGTKTTGCYAKPKASAYVSAGVDVKLGTYCAASPYKIVKYDTRHSYCQASLKNTVFLAPLAVGAEIDLYGGAAIDVKAKASVSLRAVCSGLAGLYLESSVDAVALFNTDKYGYSVRPGSVTGGLSFAITDSIKSLTCRLGLGNCAVYDCVSYCSKGCKNYIDVRGNVGGYVSGLAGFCVVKDSVLFVNKVGACATLKIEGLLRIVGSIHASIKGLFKCNC, from the coding sequence ATGTACTTCTCCAACATCCTCGTCACTCTGGCCTCGATGGCCACCATGGCTTCTGCCATTCCCGCCCCTGATGCCCTCCTCGACACCACCTCGAGCATCTCCCCCGCCGATTTCACCATCAACCTCGACAAGACCGGCGCCGCTCTCGAGACCCGCACCAGCTTCTCCTGCCCCGGTGCCATGTCCTACTGCCCTTGGACCAAGGCCTGCTCTTGCCCCGTCGGACAGTCCTGGGACGCCCGATCCAAGCGATGCGCCGGCACCAAGACCACCGGCTGCTACGCCAAGCCCAAGGCCAGTGCCTACGTCAGCGCCGGTGTTGATGTCAAGCTCGGCACTTACTGTGCCGCTTCCCCCTACAAGATCGTCAAGTACGATACTCGCCACTCTTACTGCCAGGCCAGCCTCAAGAACACCGTCTTCCTTGCCCCTCTGGCCGTTGGTGCCGAGATTGACCTCTATGGCGGTGCTGCCATCGatgtcaaggccaaggccagTGTCAGCCTCCGAGCCGTCTGCTCTGGTCTTGCTGGTCTCTACCTCGAGAGCTCCGTCGATGCTGTCGCCCTCTTCAACACCGACAAGTACGGATACTCTGTCCGCCCTGGTAGCGTCACTGGTGGTCTCTCTTTCGCCATCACCGACTCTATCAAGTCTCTGACCTGCCGCCTCGGTCTCGGAAACTGCGCTGTCTACGACTGTGTCTCTTACTGCTCCAAGGGCTGCAAGAACTACATTGACGTCCGCGGCAACGTCGGTGGCTACGTCAGCGGCCTTGCTGGCTTCTGCGTTGTCAAGGACTCCGTTCTCTTCGTCAACAAGGTTGGTGCTTGCGCTACCCTCAAGATCGAGGGACTCCTCCGCATTGTTGGCAGCATTCACGCCAGCATCAAGGGTCTCTTCAAGTGCAACTGCTAA
- a CDS encoding hypothetical protein (TransMembrane:4 (i63-83o95-113i125-145o165-184i)), with product MRKGTRPPPLNLSIVPRPRSLPRLSTTPQPIAREATPLLTPLPEEVDEPSGPVLRAVRIAVDFMQIVSCLLVILMLAVFLVSYTGAVNSCHGLKAFALIAALACDVGLGMWSIVNHDKPWSSSAVLLRTFTASLLIGSLVSFLAVDGVFPEDYTYWGLPLSQAGAPVLSLISAILGWDLVHIVLSQQTTECWARLGSWWQRQKIRRRFMSSRGHRRGRSGPWWFNSRQSALEKRGWSCVSS from the exons ATGCGCAAAGGAACACGCCCTCCTCCGCTGAACCTCAGCATCGTCCCGAGGCCGCGGTCTCTCCCGCGACTCTCGACGACCCCTCAGCCCATCGCCAGGGAGGCCACTCCTCTACTGACGCCCCTCCCGGAAGAGGTTGATGAACCGTCCGGACCTGTCCTTCGGGCTGTCAGGATCGCGGTGGATTTCATGCAGATTGTTTCATGTCTGCTCGTCATTCTGATGCTGGCCGTCTTTCTTGTTTCATATACCGGAGCTGTCAACTCCTGTCATGG ACTCAAAGCATTCGCTCTCATCGCGGCTCTCGCTTGCGACGTTGGCCTTGGCATGTGGTCCATCGTCAACCATGATAAGCCATGGTCCAGTTCCGCTGTCCTACTAAGGACATTCACAGCGTCATTGCTTATCGGCAGTCTGGTCTCCTTCCTTGCAGTGGACGGAGTCTTCCCAGAAGATTACACATACTGGGGTCTGCCTCTATCACAAGCCGGTGCGCCGGTGCTAAGTCTTATCTCTGCCATTCT GGGATGGGATCTTGTTCACATTGTGCTGTCTCAGCAAACAACAGAGTGTTGGGCTCGATTGGGCTCCTGGTGGCAACGACAAAAGATCCGAAGACGATTCATGTCCAGCAGGGGACATAGACGAGGACGAAGTGGACCCTGGTGGTTCAACTCTCGGCAGTCGGCCTTGGAGAAGCGAGGCTGGAGCTGTGTCTCATCATGA
- a CDS encoding hypothetical protein (BUSCO:18498at5125) yields the protein MCGIHASISTSPDQTISSELERCLCNRGPDHTGTVKTQLDNSHSELLLTFTSTVLSLRGDHVARQPFVDPVTGSVLCWNGEAWALRGEPVQGNDGEAILALLAEISKGSGDVMDVLRDIEGPFAFIYLDKPAKRLYYGRDRLGRRSLLVKDGFPFSLSSIAEMPVDGWAEVEADGCYTLDLSADVSAGLVPERHDWTADTSLVSSIGVFNDKIPQQSFALEPNSTSVQELHSRLVESLRLRVLDVPLPPNATATDARVAVLFSGGLDCTVLARLCHDMIQSDQCIDLINVAFENPRIAGQFPDLSREELYEKCPDRMTGRNAFAELSHVCPGRTWRFVTVNVPYAENLEHRPEVIRLIHPHNTEMDLSIACALYFAARGRGLGETSTEVTPQPYSTTARVLLSGLGADELFGGYGRHGVAYTQRGYAGVVKELKLDVSRLGKRNLGRDDRAMSHWGREVRFPYLDERFVKWAIEAPVWEKCDFENAGGEGMLDAEKRVLRLVAQSLGMSSVSREKKRAIQFGARTAKMESGKTKGTTLLS from the exons ATGTGCGGAATTCATGCTTCCATCAGCACAAGCCCCGACCAGACTATCTCGTCTGAGCTGGAGCGATGTCTTTGCAACAGAGGACCAGATCACACTGGTACTGTGAAGACACAGCTTGACAACAGCCACAGCGAATTGCTTCTCACATTCACGTCGACTGTCTTGTCGCTGCGGGGAGATCACGTAGCAAGACAGCCGTTCGTTGACCCTGTCACAGGATCTGTTCTCTGCTGGAATGGAGAGGCATGGGCTCTCCGAGGGGAGCCTGTACAGGGCAATGATGGCGAGGCTATTCTAGCTCTACTGGCGGAAATCAGCAAGGGCTCAGGAGATGTTATGGATGTTCTACGAGACATCGAAGGACCGTTCGCATTCATCTATCTGGACAAACCTGCCAAGCGTCTTTACTACGGGCGCGATCGCCTAGGTCGTCGGTCCTTGCTTGTCAAAGATGGATTTCCCTTCTCTCTATCAAGCATTGCTGAGATGCCAGTCGACGGATGGGCTGAAGTTGAAGCTGATGGATGCTATACTCTGGATCTGAGTGCTGATGTTTCTGCCGGACTTGTGCCAGAGCGACATGATTGGACTGCAGATACCTCTTTG GTGTCGAGTATTGGCGTGTTTAACGACAAGATTCCGCAACAAAGTTTTGCACTGGAGCCAAACTCTACATCCGTGCAGGAGCTACATTCTCGCCTGGTCGAGTCCCTCCGGCTACGAGTTTTGGACGTCCCACTACCCCCAAACGCTACAGCGACGGATGCACGAGTCGCTGTGCTTTTCTCAGGCGGCCTTGACTGCACCGTGCTCGCGCGATTGTGCCATGACATGATCCAGTCAGATCAGTGTATTGACTTGATCAATGTGGCGTTTGAGAACCCCAGAATAGCAGGGCAATTTCCCGATCTGTCACGAGAGGAGCTCTATGAAAAGTGCCCGGATCGAATGACAGGGAGAAATGCGTTTGCAGAGCTCAGCCACGTTTGCCCCGGCAGAACATGGCGGTTCGTGACT GTAAACGTGCCTTATGCCGAAAATCTGGAGCACCGACCTGAGGTTATTCGGCTAATTCATCCCCACAACACAGAGATGGACTTGTCGATCGCCTGTGCCCTGTACTTTGCTGCGAGAGGGCGAGGGCTAGGCGAGACGAGTACAGAAGTGACACCGCAGCCTTATAGTACAACAGCACGAGTGTTGCTGTCCGGCCTAGGAGCTGATGAATTGTTTGGCGGCTACGGTCGACATGGTGTAGCTTACACACAGCGTGGTTATGCTGGAGTTGTAAAGGAGTTGAAGCTCGACGTGAGCCGGCTCGGAAAGAGGAACCTCGGCCGAGACGACCGGGCCATGTCACACTGGGGTCGAGAAGTAAGGTTTCCGTACCTTGATGAGCGGTTCGTCAAATGGGCAATTGAGGCTCCGGTATGGGAGAAGTGTGATTTTGAGAATGCAGGTGGTGAAGGTATGCTGGATGCAGAGAAGAGGGTATTGAGACTTGTTGCGCAGTCTTTGGGGATGAGTTCTGTTTCACGAGAGAAGAAGCGAGCT ATACAATTTGGTGCGAGAACGGCCAAGATGGAGAGTGGAAAGACGAAAGGAACAACACTGCTTTCATGA
- a CDS encoding hypothetical protein (BUSCO:20814at5125), whose protein sequence is MSLSFATRTLRSKPTLINGYARSLRRYSSAVGTGLPLEGIRVLDMTRVLAGPYCTQILGDLGAEVIKIEHPTRGDDTRAWGPPYAKYKEGSSAKGPGESAYFLGANRNKKSLGLSFQHEEGVQVLHKLAAKCDVLVENYLPGTLKKYSMDYETLRKINPGLIYASITGYGQTGPYSNRAGYDVMVEAEFGLMHITGERDGPPVKVGVAVTDLTTGLYTSNSVMAALLGRAKSGKGQHIDVALSDCQTATLANIASSCLVSGKKDSGRWGTAHPSIVPYKSFETKDGGILFGGGNDRLFGVLCDGLGQPQWKDDVRYKTNADRVTNRNDLEAKIEAMTKLKTTQEWLEIFEGKGLPYAAINDVQGTLNHEHTKARNMVIEMEHDECGPLKMVNTPVKFSETPPTIRSAPPMLGQHTNEVLQEHLGLSEAEVDVLREKGVIG, encoded by the exons ATGAGTTTATCATTTGCTACCCGGACTTTAAGGTCCAAGCCTACGCTCATCAATGGTTATGCACGCAGCCTACGTCGATATTCCAGTGCCGTAGGAACCGGACTTCCACTCGAGGGCATTCGCGTGCTGGACATGACCAGAGTTTTAGCAGGA CCATATTGTACTCAAATTTTGGGTGATCTTGG AGCTGAGGTGATCAAAATTGAGCACCCTACTCGGGGCGACGATACCAGAGCATGGGGACCTCCGTATGCCAAATACAAAGAAGGGTCATCAGCCAAAGGGCCCGGAGAGTCGGCATACTTTCTAGGG GCAAACCGAAACAAAAAGTCACTTGGCCTATCCTTCCAGCACGAAGAAGGTGTCCAAGTTCTTCACAAGCTTGCGGCAAAATGTGACGTCTTGGTCGAGAATTACCTCCCTGGAACACTAAAGAAGTATTCCATGGACTATGAGACTCTCCGTAAGATCAACCCGGGTCTAATATACGCCTCCATCACTGGCTATGGGCAGACAGGGCCGTACTCAAACCGAGCAGGCTACGACGTTATGGTGGAAGCCGAATTTGGCCTTATGCACATCACTGGCGAAAGAGATGGGCCTCCAGTAAAGGTTGGTGTTGCGGTAACAGACTTGACGACTGGTCTCTACACCAGCAATAGCGTTATGGCTGCTCTTCTTGGTAGGGCCAAATCTGGAAAGGGCCAACATATCGATGTCGCATTAAGTGATTGTCAAACAGCGACATTGGCAAACATTGCCAGCAGCTGCTTGGTTAGTGGAAAGAAGGATTCAGGGCGCTGGGGCACAGCTCATC CTTCCATTGTACCATACAAATCATTTGAGACCAAGGATGGAGGTATTCTCTTTGGTGGAGGCAACGATCGTCTTTTCGGTGTTCTCTGTGATGGCCTAGGTCAGCCCCAGTGGAAGGACGACGTGCGCTACAAGACCAATGCCGACAGAGTCACAAACCGTAACGATCTAGAGGCCAAGATTGAGGCCATGACGAAACTCAAGACAACTCAGGAATGGCTCGAAATTTTTGAGGGCAAGGGATTGCCTTATGCTGCCATTAACGACGTCCAAGGAACGCTCAACCATGAACATACAAAAGCCCGCAACATGGTCATCGAGATGGAACATGACGAGTGCGGGCCTTTAAAAATGGTCAACACGCCTGTCAAGTTTTCAGAAACGCCTCCTACGATTCGTAGCGCACCGCCTATGCTGGGACAACACACGAATGAGGTGCTACAGGAGCATCTTGGGTTGAGTGAAGCTGAAGTTGACGTATTGAGAGAAAAGGGAGTTATTGGATAG
- a CDS encoding hypothetical protein (TransMembrane:1 (i21-38o)~BUSCO:30901at5125~CAZy:GT69) encodes MVSRTNRLYFRRLLRSRFPKIVLVILILVNILDVLRIHKNLLDADRTPAPKLSQPPERIYIASMHFNNERVIRENWAPAVIELSKTLGKENVFVSVYESGSWDNTKHELNKMALELQNMGVPHRVDMSDTTHKDEIENPDKGEGWIDTPRGKRELRRIPFLAKLRNRTLKDLIALQKKGEHFDKVLFLNDVVFTIDDILKLLGTNGGDYAAACSLDFSRPPEYYDTFALRDTSGYAHAMHTWPYFKSSVSRNALVNHLDAVPVSSCWNGIVAMPTEPFTSSSKLRFRGIPDSLAKHHLEGCECCLIHADNPLTKTRGVYINPRVRVGYNSAAYKAVHPEQGAWVSTWQIFSGLWINRVMRWVSAPFDSWVVRKRVSAWEKEGMGRREPGEFCLINEMQVLVERGWAHV; translated from the exons ATGGTCTCCCGTACGAACCGTCTCTACTTCCGTCGCCTCCTCCGCTCGCGCTTCCCAAAGATCGTTTTGGTCATCTTGATTCTCGTAAATATCCTCGACGTTCTTCGCATCCACAAAAATCTCCTCGATGCCGACCGCACGCCTGCTCCGAAGCTCTCGCAGCCCCCGGAGCGAATCTACATCGCCAGCATGCACTTCAACAACGAGCGCGTGATACGAGAAAACTGGGCTCCGGCAGTGATAGAGCTTTCCAAGACTCTAGGGAAAGAAAATGTATTTGTTAGCGTGTACGAGAGCGGGAGTTGGGACAACACAAAGCACGAGCTGAACAAGATGGCGCTGGAGCTACAGAATATGGGGGTGCCACATCGCGTGGACATGTCAGATACGACGCATAAAGACGAGATTGAGAATCCGGATAAAGGCGAGGGCTGGATTGATACGCCGAGAGGGAAGCGCGAGTTGAGAAGGATACCGTTTCTGGCCAAGTTGAGAAACAGGACCTTGAAGGACCTGATTGCTTTGCAGAAGAAGGGCGAGCATTTCGACAAGGTTCTCTTTCTCAACGATGTTGTTTTCACG ATCGACGATATTCTCAAGCTATTGGGTACAAATGGCGGCGATTACGCTGCGGCTTGTTCGTTGGACTTCTCAAGACCGCCAGAGTACTATGATACATTTGCGCTGAGAGATACCTCTGGCTATGCGCATGCAATGCACACATGGCCGTACTTCAAATCGAGCGTTTCCAGGAATGCGCTCGTTAACCATCTAGATGCTGTACCAGTCTCGAGTTGCTGGAACGGAATTG TTGCCATGCCTACTGAGCCTTTCACTTCATCCTCGAAACTCCGATTCCGCGGCATTCCAGATTCTTTAGCAAAACATCATCTCGAAGGCTGCGAGTGTTGTCTGATTCACGCAGATAACCCTCTCACCAAAACAAGAGGTGTATATATCAACCCTCGTGTTCGTGTAGGTTACAACTCGGCTGCTTACAAGGCCGTACATCCCGAGCAAGGCGCCTGGGTGTCTACATGGCAGATCTTCTCTGGCCTTTGGATCAACCGTGTCATGCGATGGGTTTCGGCACCCTTTGACTCCTGGGTGGTGAGAAAGCGCGTTTCGGCATGGGAAAAGGAGGGCATGGGGAGGAGAGAGCCTGGTGAGTTTTGTCTGATTAACGAGATGCAGGTTCTTGTTGAGCGAGGTTGGGCACATGTTTAG
- the ACE1 gene encoding copper-binding transcription factor (BUSCO:15142at5125) — protein sequence MSFSHPRRRTPVTRPDCDTENALSLKNSSTLRKGATFHSPTSPSLTSDITFVPPTLPRAQSHLDDVVDANRRRVALTLNDIDEALAKNQELSRSSGSKPKTLRDTSLPIPRGFLEGPIVDPKMTKEEERRTLRPRGRSSRAPEDHSDSGLGTSVASTNEKRGAVTASKEAKVQTRCLTRSAAATAGKLPSLGPRAINRIHEHTLRPLLAKPTLKEFEPIVLDIPRRIRSKEIICLRDLEKTLIFMAPVSQLLTNNGVWENTYRTLCLKEKAKSATLYLDFCLTSVRCIQATVEYLSDREQIRPADRPYTNGYFLDLKDQILEYGKQLAAKANGDEMDIDASDEIRLIGGLSENGRPAELVRVAKDGTYISLDTGKPVEADDDAPMKVKRSLSQQLEDEEEIQRSMARRKKNASPEELAPKKCREPGCNKEFKRPCDLTKHEKTHSRPWKCPVTTCKYHTYGWPTEKEMDRHHNDKHSDAPAMYECSFKPCPYKSKRESNCKQHMEKAHGWTYVRTKTNGKKLPSIAGSVQQQTPPLGNMSTPSSIDYNSVPTPPQNDVTQFMGNDFPLYPNDSDWMSVNNIPSEAMHMDLTLDSTSPASASSYEQYAPYQNGSAFILDNEDLYAAPMQLPAQFPSPEEVAMYGNPKMMQQQLPMFQQVPQQIPQQIPVQAVPSQFSPTGQETAMLFTPNSLRDVDEGFDDSFGADGMDFPLFPSGNGMVKTNDYQPLFGEIPSANMGFSQNSQDPFQMDWSTVDFSQNFD from the exons ATGTCCTTCTCCCACCCTCGTCGAAGGACTCCGGTGACTCGCCCGGACTGCGACACCGAGAATGCCTTGTCTCTTAAGAACAGCTCTACCCTCCGTAAGGGTGCAACTTTTCACTCTCCTACATCACCATCTTTGACTTCGGACATCACATTTGTCCCTCCTACCCTGCCCCGAGCTCAGTCCCATTTGGATGATGTCGTCGATGCCAACCGTCGACGTGTGGCCTTGACTCTGAACGACATCGACGAGGCTCTTGCCAAGAACCAAGAGCTCTCTCGGTCATCCGGGTCAAAGCCCAAGACTCTTCGCGACACCAGTCTTCCCATCCCTCGCGGCTTCCTCGAAGGACCTATCGTCGATCCCAAGAtgacaaaagaagaagaaaggcgTACACTGCGCCCCAGAGGTCGCTCTTCGCGGGCTCCTGAAGACCATTCCGATAGCGGTTTGGGTACATCAGTGGCTTCCACAAACGAGAAGCGGGGCGCAGTGACTGCATCAAAGGAGGCAAAGGTGCAAACACGATGCCTCACAAGGTCTGCTGCTGCAACTGCGGGGAAACTCCCTTCACTGGGACCAAGAGCTATTAACCGCATTCACGAGCACACTTTGCGCCCTTTGTTGGCCAAGCCAACCCTCAAggagtttgagcctattgtGCTTGACATTCCCAGGAGAATTCGATCCAAGGAAATCATTTGCTTGCGAGATCTTGAGAAAACCTTGATCTTCATGGCACCGGTAAGTCAGCTTCTGACTAATAATGGCGTTTGGGAAAATACTTATCGGACTCTGTGTTTAAAGGAGAAAGCCAAATCAGCAACCTTGTACCTGGATTTCTGCCTTACATCCGTCCGATGCATTCAAGCGACAGTCGAATATCTTAGCGACCGCGAACAAATTCGACCCGCAGACCGGCCTTACACTAACGGTTACTTCCTCGACCTGAAGGATCAGATTTTAGAATACGGAAAACAACTTGCCGCCAAGGCCAACGGCGACGAAATGGATATCGACGC ATCTGATGAGATCAGGCTCATCGGTGGCCTTTCTGAGAACGGTCGTCCTGCTGAGCTCGTTCGTGTTGCCAAGGACGGCACGTATATTTCCCTGGACACTGGCAAGCCTGTTGAGGCAGACGACGACGCGCCAATGAAAGTGAAGCGTTCTCTCAGCCAGCAACtggaagatgaggaggagaTCCAGCGATCTATGGCTCGCCGCAAGAAGAACGCTTCTCCCGAAGAACTAGCCCCCAAGAAGTGCCGTGAGCCTGGCTGCAACAAGGAGTTCAAGAGACCTTGCGATCTTACAAAACACGAGAAGACACACTCTCGCCCTTGGAAATGCCCCGTCACAACTTGCAAGTACCACACCTATGGCTGGCCAACTGAGAAGGAGATGGATCGTCACCACAACGACAAGCACTCTGATGCCCCCGCCATGTATGAGTGTTCGTTCAAGCCGTGCCCCTACAAGTCAAAGCGTGAATCAAACTGCAAACAGCACATGGAGAAGGCTCACGGCTGGACCTATGTACGAACCAAGACCAACGGCAAGAAGCTGCCGTCGATCGCTGGTAGCGTTCAGCAGCAAACACCCCCTCTGGGCAACATGTCGACACCATCTTCCATCGACTACAACAGTGTCCCCACGCCTCCACAAAACGACGTGACACAATTCATGGGCAACGACTTTCCTCTTTACCCTAACGACTCTGACTGGATGTCGGTTAACAATATCCCCTCTGAGGCAATGCATATGGATCTGACTCTTGATTCGACTTCGCCTGCTTCTGCTAGCTCCTACGAGCAGTATGCACCATATCAAAACGGTTCAGCTTTTATCCTTGACAACGAGGATCTTTACGCTGCTCCTATGCAACTTCCGGCTCAGTTCCCCTCGCCTGAGGAAGTTGCCATGTATGGTAACCCCAAGATGATGCAACAGCAGCTCCCCATGTTCCAGCAAGTTCCTCAGCAGATTCCTCAGCAGATTCCTGTCCAGGCCGTTCCCTCTCAATTCTCGCCAACTGGTCAGGAAACTGCCATGCTCTTCACCCCCAACTCACTGAGAGATGTTGACGAGGGGTTTGATGACTCTTTTGGTGCAGATGGAATGGACTTTCCACTCTTCCCTAGCGGCAATGGTATGGTCAAGACCAATGACTATCAGCCGCTCTTTGGCGAGATTCCCAGTGCCAATATGGGCTTCTCCCAAAACTCTCAGGACCCTTTCCAAATGGACTGGTCTACTGTTGATTTCTCGCAAAACTTTGACTAG